The Monomorium pharaonis isolate MP-MQ-018 chromosome 5, ASM1337386v2, whole genome shotgun sequence genome segment gtagatatttacttattagctAACTTACCATATATTAGTTTATTCGAAGATAGAACCATCGGTCCTGTACGTCATCTCACGCATGCGCACAGTCGCGCTTACGCGTGTGCCAGTTCAGTAAAAATTCTTCACGCGTAATGTGGCGAACGCGTGCCAACGTGAGTTGTAGCATAATCCGTTGAAAACAATGTTTGCCGGATCTTTGCTTCCCGAATGATTAATCGGTTGTCATCGCACTCTCGACGGCCGTCCGTCGGTTCCTCCGTAGAATAAGTTTACTTTTTACGAGGCACGAAAGAGACTTCGCGATCGCACGTGGACACATTTCTCAATCCTCAGAATTTTTCGCTGGAGGTTCTATCCCAAAgtgttgaataaaaattcgtTGCGATACTCTTGCCAGCGAgataaaatcaattagatGTGTGCGAAGTAATGGTTAATGACATTACGCGAGACGCAACTGCCGTAATTGGATTAGCAGAAAAGGCGAACGCGAGGgaagaaaatcaaattactTTTCCTCcctttaacttttttacaatctctggagattaaatacatttcatGGGATTAATTGCATATCTCGCTTCGTAGAAGGTGGGGAGATTGTGTTTTGTCAATGTGCCAAGATAACAGTACAATCCCTTTTATTAACCGGTAATCCGTCTAATCCGATGCGTTATCTGTTTGAGCCAATTCAAGTCTATTTAAGGCCATTATTCACATTTATCTCCGACAATACGCAGAGACGTTCTTTCAGCAGTGCGGCGAGATTGTTTGACGCAGTACAGCAGTCGTCAGGAGCTCTCGATATGCCGAAGGAAACGAGAGTCGTGATTGTCGGAGCGGGCGCAGCTGGTATCGCAGCTGCCTCGAGATTGTTGCAGAGGGGAATGAGCGATTTTGTGATACTGGAAGCCAATGACAGAATCGGTGGCCGAATATACACCAAGAACTTcggtaaataataatttccctAATTAATCTTGGCTTAATAAGAAttccttttattattatcattagaTAATAACTAGCTTTGATTATTACTTTGTAAATATCAACTAACAGTAATGTTAATGTTGTATCCAATGTATGCAACATATgttacatattacatttatattgttaagCGTGGAATTATGTTGATGTTATATTACTGTTGGTTTACTAGATAACTTTAATGTCGAGAGTTTcagttttgcatttttaaaattttctttacatatttGTAGAGAAACTTTATCTGactgttttaatatttccagGTGAACATGTGGTGGATCTCGGAGCTCAATGGGTTCATGGACAATCTGGAAATGTGGTGTATGAACTTGCCTCCAAACACAATCTGCTGAGTTCATTTATTGCTCTACTTGACCCTAGCAGACATGaatttgctaatattaatgGTGAAATAATACCCAATGAAGAAAGTACTGAAGCCTTGAtgatttactttaataatatgaataaaatgaaACAGATAGAATTGAAAGAGGAAGAGGGATCTTTTGGGGATTACTTCATAAGAGAgtgagtatttttatttttatccagacttaaaaatttatattaataattgtaagacaaattaattagaaaacaaGTAGATACAAtgtgcttttttattttgttaacataaaaaaatagactgtaaaaaaaattacaacaaatttagtttataatagttgttcacaaaatttttgagtttttctataaatccacaaagttttttatttaaaatttaatttagacaatattgaaaaacccatcaatattataaatttttaaaggtttttaagaaaatgtgaACCAAAAGttgattatgaaataattattttcgtttAAGCACTCATGatctttttacattaaattttatggaaGAGAATATTGTTCACAAAACCGTCGATATCACTTTCACGAAACCACGCTTGCAATGTGGGATGCAGACTTGCTCGTACAATCGTACAAACATCTTTATCAGGCACAATGCATCTGATAACAAAGACCAATTAATAATAGCTGTTGTGCTGTTACATTAATTGTAAACGATATAAGCAATATTCTCTTATAAACATCAATTAAAGATTAATCTATTGTACACAGagataattttctcttaaaatttggtaattgtgggataatgtgtgacctcgaggaattttaccatactatttaataaaatttactatacttttagtaaattttactatacttttagtaaattttattcaaaagtataataaaattccttgAGTTAACACATTATcctacaattaccagattttgagggtaaattttaagagaaaattctctcagCGTAGATTTGTTATCTACTATACGAATTTGCTTATCAATTTAAGATTTCAAAAAGCGTATCATTTATATGTACCTTACACGATTGTTGCAGCATTGATTTCTTACATATTCGTATCTCAGTAAGGAATATATGTACTTCAAGTATTtgctatttaaattgttatgcATCTGTTCGTACGTTTTTACTGGATTATTGATTCTTTCAATGTATTCTTTTGTCAGAATTGGTATAACGTAATCAACCTAAAAgtagattaatttaatatcatattataaattaatgtaaaaaattaatatataattaacgattcaaaaaaatatttctaattttcgaAAAGGCTTAAAATTTGACCTCAAAGAATGAatgttaaatgaaaaatttacatttttttttcataagaatTGTTAGGAAGACATTAAATTAGGAAGACAAAGTTTATGGGCTGTTTTTCTTTAGAATGCTAAAGCTCGATTCGAGCCATCAAAGAAAGGGAAGAAATAAATCTACCTGTTTAAAACAATCGTCTATGAATTCTTCAGCTCGACTATAAACGTGTTTTTCTTGTTCTTGCAATATAAGTACGCCGATTCGCGGCTGTTTGGATCTAAATATGTTTGTGATACTCTCAGCAGTTGATAAACCATCGTCGGCAAAAGTCAGCATAACTATACAGCCATATGTTTGTTCATGCTATTATgtgacataataaaatatattatttaacaaattttaatttaacctttaataaatttttgtaattatttaaatcagtTGAGCAACCTTCTTCTGCTGATTGTCTTGTGGTATAAACATTGATTCGCTTTCTTTCATTTCGGTTTTGTATTCCACTGTTGAAATGGGGCTTAAAACTAATGGTGCTTTTGGTATATGTCCAGGTCGAATTATTTTAGATCCTAAAATGTACGAAAacgaataattaatcttatattattataatcaaatatgtATAGTCATTACAAAGATGTATCTTTTGAATTTGACTTGACTCGTTTATATCTGTAAAAAAGgaatgttacttttttttaccatCATGACTCATGGCATGTTGCAACGCAACATCGACTAGATTGTATACGTAATCCTTAATCTGATTTATTATATCGAGTCGTtgcattttttgcaaaacattcaaaattttgtccatTGTTGCCTCCGGAGATTGCACATAAGTCAGAAGTACGTAATATGTTGGATCCTGAAGTCCTTTGAAGTCATAATCTATGCACTAaccaataaaacaaatattatacttacattataattactattatatatatgtacattatatatgtgtgtgtgtgtatatatatatatatatatatatatatatatatatatatataatttagcttgaatttttgtataatttttattataatcagaaattatataattcattataatttgTCTGATAATCTTACACGTATCTGTTCCATTGTTAAGCCCATGTGAGCTGCAAACTCCTGCCATCCATCGTACATCTTCCCTGTTGCTGTGGAGCTCAATAACAAACATAATTTCTGTAGCGTAGCTTTGCCACTGTGTTCGAACAAGTACGCAGCGTGAATACGTGATGATTCTCTTTGGATATTTACAATGGTTGTGTCTAAATTTGGTGGTCCGTCCACTTCGTTTCTTAACTTTTCCAATTCTGGATCTACCTtcctataattatattaatattaataatatctaaatttgTAAGAGCCttctattattgttaaaagtaataaaattatttataataattatttataataataaatagtaatataatattcagaaatattattacctTTTTGGAAGCATCTTACTATGTCTTGCTAAGTTTTATTCGTAGCAAAAGTGCTTGTCAAAAGTAATCAGTGGAATTTGACCGCATTACCGTTGTAGTTGGTTTTACAGTAATTTGCGGAAGAAATTATATGAATGCACTGTATTTCCATGATTCAGATAATTGCAAacctatatttaaaaaatgcagatTTCAAGTTAAACAATTCAGTCTATTAgaacttaaaaatatcatcACTTAGAGGCTATGCTTTCTACATATGTGACAGAATGATTACAACATGCTGTTGTAGTTGGTCAATGTCTCCCCCCTCCCACAGTTCAGCACATGGGTGATGATTCATCAACTTGCTTACCCGCCCAAAATTTGAATAAGAAAAGATATGAAGTATAAAAACGTTTGtctttattcaacaaaatttgcttataatgtaataaatttatacatatataaaacgtgaatttaaagttaaattaatataccaCTTAACAGAAGTTACTTATAAAACATTGTAACAgttgagaataaaaataacagaaaaattatttaattatttatcttacatttatttaaatttagataaaaacactgtatatagatataaattagatattaatattgctaatgcgttataataattaatttattacaatgttgTAGATATTATAAAGCTTTTGATGAGAAGCCATTCACGAATCGTGCTCGAATTGCTGAATATTTATCTTGGATAGAAAAGATGGAAAACTCTATACAGTGCAGCGATTCATGGTTTGACGTCTCCGCAAAACGTTTGACAGAATATTGGGAATGCGAGGGCGATCCTACTTTGGATTGGAAGAATCGTGGTTATAAGacaatttttgatttattattggtaagaaattatttaataattttgaaccGAAAATATCgcgttgaataaaaatattttcaataattttacactttACAAAATGCTGGaactttcaataaatttttttaaaggtattttgtcaaaaagaaatagtcaaaatacttaaaattgagctatataagtttaatttaataaatacaattaacaaaaaaagagagagaggattatatatgaaaactaaaagaatattacaataatatattaaagttaaatgtgctatttaaacttttaattaaagtttagtgtacaataaatatttgtaagatatttttaatattttatatcttaatcaTATATAgcactttattaatatgtattttataattttagtaatttttttctaattaaaaatatcattattttagcaaaaaattcCGAACGCAGAGGAATGCTTACCAGTGATGGAAAAAATAGAGTTCGGAAAGGTTGTggtaactattaattatagcTCAGATGAGAACGTGACTGTGATTACCAGAGATGGATGCGAGTATTCTGCgttacatgtaatatttactGGATCTTTGGGCGTCCTGAAGGACAAACATTCCACGATGTTCGTGCCATCTTTGTCGCAGAAGAAACAGCGCGCGATAGAGGTTTATTAATAACACTGTAAAATGAAATGGTATATTGTATAGTTGATgtcaattaacattatttgttaCGTAACATCATTTTGTTGTAGGGATTAAATATTGGAACAGCAAACAAGATTTTCCTTGAATTTTCACACAGATGGTGGCCAGAGGATAAAGTCAGCTTTAACTTTATCTGGTCGGACAAAGATAAGAAATTCCTGCAAACTTACGGTCAAGTAAGCAAACATTTGAATGTACATTTATCTAAGCTTATAGATGATAAAGAACAATAACttgttattgaaaattaattttaccaatttgttatttttactgCTCTTCTACTAATcgcgttaaatatttatcttagaATAGAGAATGGCTTTGTGAtgtgttttcattttttactgtGGCACATCAGCCAAATCTTTTATGTGCTTGGATAGCTGGAAAAAATGCGAGACATATGGAAACCTTATCGGATGTTGACGTACTTGAcggattatatttattgttaaaaaaatcatttgagAAACATTACACTGTTGTGAAGCCAATAAGAATGTTAAGGTAGTTTTATATTCCAAttgattgaaagaaaaataatcagaTCTGCTTTAACTTATCATTTTACtatccttatttttttatttctaggtCTAAATGGTACACCGATGAACATTTTCGAGGCTCGTATAGTTTTCAAAGCATGTTTTCCGAGCAAATAGATATAAGACCAAGAGATTTGGCCGAGCCAATTGTGAATGGAAGTAAACCTGTATGTAATTCcaaaataaagataacaatatttttaattgttatgcaaattattatttaaaatattatagtcaGTCTTCTTATAGTCTTTTATGTTAactcatttttttcataatacttaaatgttcttttatttttagctttagtTTTTCATGTACTTTTATCTCACGTaacttaaaattgattttgagaGAAAAACTATTAATGTTGATGAAACAAATTACGATTAGGTAATCCTTTTCGCTGGAGAAGCCACGCATGATCACTATTATTCCACTGTGCATGGCGCTGTAGAAACTGGCTTCCGTGAAGCGGATAGAATAATCGAATTTGAAAGgtaaaataatgtcaattGAGATTTACTTGAAGCCTGATATCAACGTGTGATGAgtcttataataatatctgtaatagtcatttttattattttatttaaatcaaacatGCTTTAAAGATTGCAAGAAATTAATTCTCTCtttccattaaatttttattaatttttaaatctatttttattaaagtttttatagtacatttttcactataaatttaaaattttttccagttTAATAAAATGGAATGAAAAAAGGGAGTTATgtgttaagtaaaatttagtttataaaaGATGTAATACATCTATACAATCATATGCAATACATAatgcattataaattaataattctttccatttatttttgcttctTATTGCACGCTGCAGTGTTGTGTTGTACTATGTTATTATGTTCagcttattattaatattcgagtttacatatttttttattttgcataaaattgaaatgaaATGAATGTTGCTGTGCTTATTTATTGTTACTGAACATATTGGTTCCTAATTttgcacaaataattttgcaattatattgaTTGCATGCTTTTTCTTAGGCAATTAAACTCCCATCTTTAACTACATCTTCTACAACTACACCTTCGTAATGAACGGATTATGGAAAACTAGAAATATCTTTGCAATTTGCAATGTTTGCAACAGCCGAATATATTTAAGGCATGGGTGACtacaatatttgtttgtaagatgtaaaaaatttgtataaagtatattgtatattataatgtaaatttattgttgtaaattgatgtaaaattttaaaaatataatgaaatatataccaTAACATTGTTAGTAAAAGATATTACTTATTTGTGTATATACTATTATAGTATGTactatttatagttatttgtCATGCTTGTTATAAATCATTAATGCATTAATAcatcaagaatattttaaataaattgtgtagtttacttatacatatagaatatatagaataaagaGCTCATAGAAAAATAGCAAACAGtatagatatgtatatatatatatatatatatatatatatatatgtgtgtgtgtgtgtatgtgtatgtgtgtatgtgtgtttatCTGAGATTTATTAGACTAATAGACTACACTCGAATGATGTAGAACGTGCAATCACTTAAATCAATTGATTGACAACTTCGACGAAGCATTGCGGATAGAGATTGACACGAACACAAGAGGAGCGGAAAAGACGAGAGTCGTGATAG includes the following:
- the LOC105835392 gene encoding uncharacterized protein LOC105835392 isoform X3 codes for the protein MCQDNSTIPFINRAARLFDAVQQSSGALDMPKETRVVIVGAGAAGIAAASRLLQRGMSDFVILEANDRIGGRIYTKNFGEHVVDLGAQWVHGQSGNVVYELASKHNLLSSFIALLDPSRHEFANINGEIIPNEESTEALMIYFNNMNKMKQIELKEEEGSFGDYFIREYYKAFDEKPFTNRARIAEYLSWIEKMENSIQCSDSWFDVSAKRLTEYWECEGDPTLDWKNRGYKTIFDLLLQKIPNAEECLPVMEKIEFGKVVVTINYSSDENVTVITRDGCEYSALHVIFTGSLGVLKDKHSTMFVPSLSQKKQRAIEGLNIGTANKIFLEFSHRWWPEDKVSFNFIWSDKDKKFLQTYGQNREWLCDVFSFFTVAHQPNLLCAWIAGKNARHMETLSDVDVLDGLYLLLKKSFEKHYTVVKPIRMLRSKWYTDEHFRGSYSFQSMFSEQIDIRPRDLAEPIVNGSKPVILFAGEATHDHYYSTVHGAVETGFREADRIIEFERTCNHLNQLIDNFDEALRIEIDTNTRGAEKTRVVIVGAGIAGLAAAKTLEDAGFTDYLLLEAQDVVGGRIYSVPWDNGWIDCGAQFLHGDKSRLAQYCLSNDLLSNIQGTDGDGIFLRDDGTIMNESLVREIDDLVRTVSDDICESRRPLKKQENIGSVLRCRFEDYLHEKNDSPMERRMKEEIFDWNVRFLLVDNCCYSLDDLSAVFWGKFKYVGGPEHLLFKSGYSSLTNLLVDNLDKQKVRLTTSVETIHWRDTFDSLNDSPITVKIFDGTKIFADAVIVTCSLGYLKENHKKMFQPLLPSRLNVAIENLGFGTINKIFLDFGEPWWQRNIHGFQLLWSRNLDRQSLPEWTKDVTGFDVLPTHAATLIVWVGGRGACIIEDLTEETIAQDCMNLLTRHLRCHDIPPVKKCVRTKWNGNKYVRGGYSHITKSCEGDNISPRTLAEPIWATMLQNDTKTEKNVPIILFAGEATHDEFYSTTHGAYETGIYQAEVFLQYHVNTK
- the LOC105835392 gene encoding uncharacterized protein LOC105835392 isoform X2 translates to MCQDNSTIPFINRSAARLFDAVQQSSGALDMPKETRVVIVGAGAAGIAAASRLLQRGMSDFVILEANDRIGGRIYTKNFGEHVVDLGAQWVHGQSGNVVYELASKHNLLSSFIALLDPSRHEFANINGEIIPNEESTEALMIYFNNMNKMKQIELKEEEGSFGDYFIREYYKAFDEKPFTNRARIAEYLSWIEKMENSIQCSDSWFDVSAKRLTEYWECEGDPTLDWKNRGYKTIFDLLLQKIPNAEECLPVMEKIEFGKVVVTINYSSDENVTVITRDGCEYSALHVIFTGSLGVLKDKHSTMFVPSLSQKKQRAIEGLNIGTANKIFLEFSHRWWPEDKVSFNFIWSDKDKKFLQTYGQNREWLCDVFSFFTVAHQPNLLCAWIAGKNARHMETLSDVDVLDGLYLLLKKSFEKHYTVVKPIRMLRSKWYTDEHFRGSYSFQSMFSEQIDIRPRDLAEPIVNGSKPVILFAGEATHDHYYSTVHGAVETGFREADRIIEFERTCNHLNQLIDNFDEALRIEIDTNTRGAEKTRVVIVGAGIAGLAAAKTLEDAGFTDYLLLEAQDVVGGRIYSVPWDNGWIDCGAQFLHGDKSRLAQYCLSNDLLSNIQGTDGDGIFLRDDGTIMNESLVREIDDLVRTVSDDICESRRPLKKQENIGSVLRCRFEDYLHEKNDSPMERRMKEEIFDWNVRFLLVDNCCYSLDDLSAVFWGKFKYVGGPEHLLFKSGYSSLTNLLVDNLDKQKVRLTTSVETIHWRDTFDSLNDSPITVKIFDGTKIFADAVIVTCSLGYLKENHKKMFQPLLPSRLNVAIENLGFGTINKIFLDFGEPWWQRNIHGFQLLWSRNLDRQSLPEWTKDVTGFDVLPTHAATLIVWVGGRGACIIEDLTEETIAQDCMNLLTRHLRCHDIPPVKKCVRTKWNGNKYVRGGYSHITKSCEGDNISPRTLAEPIWATMLQNDTKTEKNVPIILFAGEATHDEFYSTTHGAYETGIYQAEVFLQYHVNTK
- the LOC105835392 gene encoding uncharacterized protein LOC105835392 isoform X1, with the protein product MRYLFEPIQVYLRPLFTFISDNTQRRSFSSAARLFDAVQQSSGALDMPKETRVVIVGAGAAGIAAASRLLQRGMSDFVILEANDRIGGRIYTKNFGEHVVDLGAQWVHGQSGNVVYELASKHNLLSSFIALLDPSRHEFANINGEIIPNEESTEALMIYFNNMNKMKQIELKEEEGSFGDYFIREYYKAFDEKPFTNRARIAEYLSWIEKMENSIQCSDSWFDVSAKRLTEYWECEGDPTLDWKNRGYKTIFDLLLQKIPNAEECLPVMEKIEFGKVVVTINYSSDENVTVITRDGCEYSALHVIFTGSLGVLKDKHSTMFVPSLSQKKQRAIEGLNIGTANKIFLEFSHRWWPEDKVSFNFIWSDKDKKFLQTYGQNREWLCDVFSFFTVAHQPNLLCAWIAGKNARHMETLSDVDVLDGLYLLLKKSFEKHYTVVKPIRMLRSKWYTDEHFRGSYSFQSMFSEQIDIRPRDLAEPIVNGSKPVILFAGEATHDHYYSTVHGAVETGFREADRIIEFERTCNHLNQLIDNFDEALRIEIDTNTRGAEKTRVVIVGAGIAGLAAAKTLEDAGFTDYLLLEAQDVVGGRIYSVPWDNGWIDCGAQFLHGDKSRLAQYCLSNDLLSNIQGTDGDGIFLRDDGTIMNESLVREIDDLVRTVSDDICESRRPLKKQENIGSVLRCRFEDYLHEKNDSPMERRMKEEIFDWNVRFLLVDNCCYSLDDLSAVFWGKFKYVGGPEHLLFKSGYSSLTNLLVDNLDKQKVRLTTSVETIHWRDTFDSLNDSPITVKIFDGTKIFADAVIVTCSLGYLKENHKKMFQPLLPSRLNVAIENLGFGTINKIFLDFGEPWWQRNIHGFQLLWSRNLDRQSLPEWTKDVTGFDVLPTHAATLIVWVGGRGACIIEDLTEETIAQDCMNLLTRHLRCHDIPPVKKCVRTKWNGNKYVRGGYSHITKSCEGDNISPRTLAEPIWATMLQNDTKTEKNVPIILFAGEATHDEFYSTTHGAYETGIYQAEVFLQYHVNTK
- the LOC105835392 gene encoding uncharacterized protein LOC105835392 isoform X4, whose translation is MPKETRVVIVGAGAAGIAAASRLLQRGMSDFVILEANDRIGGRIYTKNFGEHVVDLGAQWVHGQSGNVVYELASKHNLLSSFIALLDPSRHEFANINGEIIPNEESTEALMIYFNNMNKMKQIELKEEEGSFGDYFIREYYKAFDEKPFTNRARIAEYLSWIEKMENSIQCSDSWFDVSAKRLTEYWECEGDPTLDWKNRGYKTIFDLLLQKIPNAEECLPVMEKIEFGKVVVTINYSSDENVTVITRDGCEYSALHVIFTGSLGVLKDKHSTMFVPSLSQKKQRAIEGLNIGTANKIFLEFSHRWWPEDKVSFNFIWSDKDKKFLQTYGQNREWLCDVFSFFTVAHQPNLLCAWIAGKNARHMETLSDVDVLDGLYLLLKKSFEKHYTVVKPIRMLRSKWYTDEHFRGSYSFQSMFSEQIDIRPRDLAEPIVNGSKPVILFAGEATHDHYYSTVHGAVETGFREADRIIEFERTCNHLNQLIDNFDEALRIEIDTNTRGAEKTRVVIVGAGIAGLAAAKTLEDAGFTDYLLLEAQDVVGGRIYSVPWDNGWIDCGAQFLHGDKSRLAQYCLSNDLLSNIQGTDGDGIFLRDDGTIMNESLVREIDDLVRTVSDDICESRRPLKKQENIGSVLRCRFEDYLHEKNDSPMERRMKEEIFDWNVRFLLVDNCCYSLDDLSAVFWGKFKYVGGPEHLLFKSGYSSLTNLLVDNLDKQKVRLTTSVETIHWRDTFDSLNDSPITVKIFDGTKIFADAVIVTCSLGYLKENHKKMFQPLLPSRLNVAIENLGFGTINKIFLDFGEPWWQRNIHGFQLLWSRNLDRQSLPEWTKDVTGFDVLPTHAATLIVWVGGRGACIIEDLTEETIAQDCMNLLTRHLRCHDIPPVKKCVRTKWNGNKYVRGGYSHITKSCEGDNISPRTLAEPIWATMLQNDTKTEKNVPIILFAGEATHDEFYSTTHGAYETGIYQAEVFLQYHVNTK
- the LOC105835395 gene encoding uncharacterized protein LOC105835395 gives rise to the protein MLPKRKVDPELEKLRNEVDGPPNLDTTIVNIQRESSRIHAAYLFEHSGKATLQKLCLLLSSTATGKMYDGWQEFAAHMGLTMEQIRCIDYDFKGLQDPTYYVLLTYVQSPEATMDKILNVLQKMQRLDIINQIKDYVYNLVDVALQHAMSHDGSKIIRPGHIPKAPLVLSPISTVEYKTEMKESESMFIPQDNQQKKHEQTYGCIVMLTFADDGLSTAESITNIFRSKQPRIGVLILQEQEKHVYSRAEEFIDDCFKQVDYVIPILTKEYIERINNPVKTYEQMHNNLNSKYLKYIYSLLRYEYVRNQCCNNRVRCIVPDKDVCTIVRASLHPTLQAWFRESDIDGFVNNILFHKI